The Littorina saxatilis isolate snail1 linkage group LG13, US_GU_Lsax_2.0, whole genome shotgun sequence genome contains a region encoding:
- the LOC138946194 gene encoding ficolin-1-like, producing MALGGYRPEDCVEARLANNESGVVTVYPEDTTLQVYCDHDTDGGGWLVFQRRQDGSVDFYRGWTEYQNGFGDPSAEFWLGLDALHTLTSKQSYGLRVDLVMWNGTKGHATYSDFSIGDSSDNYRMRFGTFTGGNAGDSMNEGKNQPFSTHDADHDETQTNCADYHHGAWWYNSCHDGQLNSRYKDSRIKGWDGVVWFGFDENYSLKFSEMKIRPL from the exons ATGGCTCTAG GAGGCTACAGACCTGAAGACTGTGTCGAGGCTCGCCTTGCTAACAATGAGAGCGGCGTGGTCACTGTCTACCCTGAAGACACCACCCTCCAAGTCTACTGTGACCACGACACTGATGGTGGGGGCTGGCTG GTGTTTCAACGCCGCCAAGATGGCAGCGTGGATTTCTACCGGGGGTGGACAGAATACCAGAACGGGTTTGGTGATCCGAGTGCTGAGTTCTGGCTGG GTCTTGACGCCTTGCACACGTTGACGTCTAAACAGAGCTATGGGCTGCGTGTTGACCTGGTGATGTGGAACGGGACGAAAGGCCACGCCACCTACAGCGACTTCTCCATCGGTGACAGCAGCGACAACTATCGTATGCGCTTTGGCACCTTCACTGGCGGCAATGCTG GTGACAGTATGAACGAAGGCAAAAACCAGCCGTTCAGTACTCACGACGCCGACCACGACGAGACCCAAACTAACTGCGCCGATTACCATCATGGTGCGTGGTGGTACAACAGCTGTCACGACGGACAACTTAATAGTCGCTACAAGGACAGCAGGATAAAGGGCTGGGACGGGGTGGTGTGGTTTGGCTTTGATGAAAATTACTCGTTAAAATTCTCAGAAATGAAAATTCGGCCCTTATAA